The Shewanella japonica genome has a window encoding:
- a CDS encoding mandelate racemase/muconate lactonizing enzyme family protein: MTKEANKIESVKVEYYQVPLAEVLSDAKHGDHTHFELILTRIKTSNGIEGVGYTYTGGKGGRAIYSLLNDEMKPLLIGKDASDIMAIWDELQWHFHYVGRGGLLSFAISAVDIALWDIKCKNLGLPLWKVAGGASNQVNCYAGGIDLNFDHQKLLSNIQTYLDRGFEAVKIKVGKSDYKEDVRRVEAVRELIGPDRIFMVDANYSMTKEQAIRFANAIAHCDIKWFEEPTIPDDYLGYADIADAIDIPLAMGENLHTIHEFTYAISQSKLGFLQPDASNIGGITGFLMVAQLAYANNIPVCSHGMHELHVSLLASQPHSGYLEVHSFPIDEYTTTPLKIINGKAVAPDIPGTGVVFDDALLTPHLKMSS, from the coding sequence ATGACAAAGGAAGCCAATAAGATTGAGTCGGTTAAGGTTGAGTACTATCAAGTCCCTTTGGCTGAAGTCTTGTCTGATGCTAAGCATGGTGATCACACTCATTTTGAGTTGATTTTGACACGCATTAAAACGTCGAATGGTATAGAGGGCGTGGGATACACATATACAGGAGGCAAGGGCGGAAGAGCTATCTATTCTTTACTAAATGATGAAATGAAGCCATTACTCATAGGTAAAGATGCTTCAGATATTATGGCGATATGGGATGAGCTTCAATGGCACTTTCACTATGTTGGCCGAGGAGGGTTATTAAGCTTTGCTATTTCTGCTGTAGATATTGCACTGTGGGACATTAAATGTAAAAACCTAGGTTTACCTCTGTGGAAAGTTGCTGGTGGCGCGAGTAACCAAGTTAATTGCTACGCTGGTGGCATTGATCTTAATTTTGACCATCAAAAGTTACTGAGCAATATTCAAACTTATCTAGATCGTGGCTTTGAAGCGGTAAAAATTAAAGTTGGTAAAAGCGATTACAAAGAAGACGTCAGACGTGTTGAAGCTGTACGGGAATTAATTGGACCCGATCGTATCTTCATGGTTGATGCAAATTATTCGATGACCAAAGAGCAAGCTATTCGTTTTGCTAATGCAATTGCCCATTGCGATATTAAGTGGTTTGAAGAGCCAACAATTCCAGATGACTATTTAGGCTATGCAGATATTGCAGATGCTATTGATATTCCATTGGCTATGGGTGAAAACCTACATACCATTCATGAGTTTACCTATGCAATTTCGCAATCTAAGTTAGGTTTTTTGCAACCTGACGCCTCAAATATTGGCGGCATAACGGGCTTTTTAATGGTGGCGCAACTGGCATACGCTAATAACATTCCAGTGTGTAGCCATGGTATGCATGAATTACACGTTAGTTTACTTGCCTCGCAGCCACATTCTGGTTACCTCGAAGTACATTCGTTTCCAATTGATGAATACACCACAACCCCTTTAAAAATCATTAATGGCAAAGCGGTCGCACCTGATATTCCAGGTACTGGCGTTGTTTTTGATGATGCATTATTAACTCCTCATTTAAAAATGAGCTCATAA
- a CDS encoding SDR family oxidoreductase, which yields MQNNVLSKFDLTGKLALVTGCSRGIGKAMAVALAEAGADIIGVSASLAASGSDVESEVTALGRQFYAYQCDFSDRKSLYQFVETVNGQHDTIDILVNNAGSILREPAIEHRDQYWDKIMEINLNSQFILSREIGKKMVARGEGKIIFTASLLTFQGGITVPGYAASKGAIGQLAKALANEWAGKGVNVNAIAPGYIATDNTEALRDDPVRSKSILERIPQGRWGTPEDFKGPTVFLASAASDYMNGGILLVDGGWMGR from the coding sequence ATGCAAAATAATGTACTAAGTAAATTCGATTTAACTGGCAAGCTGGCCTTAGTGACCGGTTGTAGTCGTGGTATTGGTAAAGCCATGGCGGTAGCCTTAGCAGAAGCTGGTGCTGACATCATTGGTGTATCTGCTTCTTTAGCGGCGTCAGGTTCCGATGTTGAATCTGAAGTTACCGCTTTAGGACGTCAATTCTATGCCTACCAGTGTGACTTTTCAGACCGAAAAAGCCTGTATCAATTTGTAGAAACCGTTAACGGCCAACATGACACCATTGATATTCTTGTGAATAATGCAGGTTCGATATTGCGTGAGCCAGCCATTGAACATCGCGATCAATACTGGGATAAAATCATGGAGATAAACTTAAACTCTCAGTTTATCCTCAGTCGTGAAATCGGCAAAAAAATGGTAGCACGTGGTGAAGGAAAGATTATTTTTACGGCTTCATTGCTCACATTTCAGGGTGGAATTACTGTTCCTGGTTACGCAGCGAGTAAGGGCGCAATTGGGCAACTGGCTAAGGCGCTTGCAAATGAATGGGCTGGCAAAGGTGTCAATGTAAATGCAATCGCTCCTGGGTATATTGCCACTGATAATACAGAAGCACTCAGAGATGATCCCGTTCGTTCTAAATCAATATTAGAGCGTATTCCACAAGGCCGTTGGGGTACACCTGAAGACTTTAAAGGGCCAACGGTATTTTTAGCGTCCGCTGCATCAGATTATATGAATGGCGGTATTTTATTGGTTGATGGCGGTTGGATGGGGAGATAA
- a CDS encoding helix-turn-helix domain-containing protein has protein sequence MHTRNKAGIHCEPISIKPGYQFEVHRVAYQRNEVYACMMHFHQVHEFIIFEDVQGMYYHSQGQSAIQKGDVVFTPALETHDYELTEHAKAWYIIQFMPQFLIDNGLLYEEAILRRGLQLRFSQQDWQSIQQQVNWLEQSYLDDPHSVKSATLLKLIIIWLVAQGKAVLPNAERALVTDASYKKLSPILSLFREQDVVELTLVEAAVMCHISTSYFSRLFKRTFNCNYSQFVVQHKLYTSARWLGQSEKSITQISYDLNFSNPSHFISMFKRYFSKTPNQYRKALWKQLS, from the coding sequence ATGCACACGCGTAATAAAGCAGGCATACATTGCGAACCAATTTCCATTAAACCGGGATATCAATTTGAAGTTCATCGTGTGGCTTACCAACGAAATGAAGTGTATGCATGTATGATGCATTTTCATCAAGTTCATGAGTTTATTATTTTTGAAGATGTACAAGGAATGTACTATCACTCACAAGGTCAGTCAGCGATCCAAAAAGGTGATGTGGTATTTACCCCAGCACTCGAGACCCATGACTATGAGTTAACTGAACATGCAAAAGCTTGGTATATTATCCAGTTTATGCCGCAATTTTTAATTGATAATGGTCTGCTGTATGAAGAGGCGATACTAAGGCGTGGTTTACAACTACGTTTTAGTCAGCAAGATTGGCAAAGCATTCAACAACAAGTTAATTGGCTAGAGCAAAGCTATTTAGACGACCCACACAGCGTAAAAAGTGCAACCTTATTAAAATTAATCATTATTTGGCTTGTCGCCCAAGGTAAAGCGGTTTTACCCAATGCAGAGCGTGCTCTAGTGACCGACGCCTCGTACAAAAAACTCAGTCCTATTTTAAGCTTATTTAGAGAACAAGATGTGGTAGAGCTTACTTTAGTTGAAGCCGCAGTAATGTGTCACATTTCTACCTCGTACTTTTCTAGATTGTTTAAACGCACCTTTAACTGTAACTACTCGCAGTTTGTTGTACAGCATAAGCTGTATACCAGCGCACGTTGGTTAGGACAAAGTGAAAAAAGCATTACCCAAATAAGTTACGATCTTAACTTTTCAAACCCATCTCATTTTATTTCTATGTTTAAACGCTACTTCTCAAAGACGCCAAATCAATATCGAAAAGCGCTCTGGAAACAGCTTAGTTAA
- the aldA gene encoding aldehyde dehydrogenase, with amino-acid sequence MEIRNKVNFINGEYVPSKADGTISVFSPSTGELVGVIPKGCVDDAQDALEIAQQAQKGWAKKTPRARATILRKFASGIRQSGEALAVLLVKEQGKLIDVARMEVEATATFVEYACDNALTLQGDILPSDNENEKIYIHKVPKGVVVAITAWNFPLALAGRKIGPALITGNAIVVKPTQETPLATMELGRIANEAGIPAGVLNIINGSGSIVGQHLCESPITELITMTGSTRAGQIIYQASGKHLTPVMLELGGKAPFIVMEDADLDKAVDDALIARFANCGQVCTCAERLYVHADVYDTFIEKFVPKVNALKVGDPMDSNSDMGPKVNQSEIKNIHTLVEKSIEQGAKLVTGGQVASVAGFEGGNWYEPTVLVDVEQDNILVHEETFGPVLPIIKIHSIEDAITYTNDSEYGLSAYLYTKNLDYIHQSIAEMEVGEVYVNRGLGEQHQGFHNGWKMSGVGGEDGKYGLEQYVEKKTVYFNEA; translated from the coding sequence ATGGAAATTAGAAATAAGGTAAACTTTATTAACGGTGAGTATGTGCCATCGAAAGCGGATGGCACTATTTCGGTGTTTTCACCGAGTACGGGTGAGCTTGTTGGTGTGATTCCCAAAGGCTGCGTTGATGATGCACAAGATGCATTAGAAATTGCCCAGCAAGCACAAAAAGGCTGGGCTAAAAAAACGCCAAGAGCCCGGGCAACCATCCTAAGAAAGTTTGCCAGTGGTATTCGCCAAAGTGGCGAAGCGTTAGCGGTGTTGCTTGTAAAAGAGCAAGGCAAATTAATTGATGTTGCACGCATGGAAGTTGAAGCAACAGCCACATTCGTTGAATATGCTTGCGATAATGCTTTGACGCTACAAGGTGATATTTTACCGTCAGATAATGAAAACGAGAAAATTTATATTCATAAAGTTCCCAAAGGGGTTGTGGTCGCAATTACAGCGTGGAATTTTCCATTAGCATTAGCGGGTCGTAAAATCGGTCCTGCATTAATTACTGGTAATGCCATTGTTGTTAAGCCTACACAAGAAACACCATTGGCTACTATGGAACTTGGCCGTATTGCTAACGAAGCAGGAATCCCCGCTGGCGTGCTGAATATTATAAATGGGAGTGGTTCCATTGTTGGTCAGCATTTATGTGAAAGCCCGATTACAGAGTTAATTACAATGACTGGCAGTACTCGAGCTGGGCAAATTATTTATCAAGCCAGTGGTAAGCACTTAACGCCAGTGATGTTAGAACTCGGCGGTAAAGCTCCCTTTATTGTGATGGAAGATGCTGATTTAGATAAAGCGGTAGATGATGCGCTGATTGCTCGCTTTGCTAATTGTGGTCAAGTGTGTACGTGTGCTGAACGTTTATATGTGCATGCGGATGTGTACGATACATTTATTGAAAAGTTTGTACCAAAGGTGAATGCGCTGAAAGTTGGTGATCCTATGGATTCAAATTCAGATATGGGCCCAAAAGTTAACCAGAGTGAAATCAAAAATATTCATACATTGGTAGAGAAGAGTATTGAACAAGGGGCGAAACTGGTGACAGGTGGCCAAGTCGCATCGGTTGCAGGTTTTGAAGGTGGCAATTGGTATGAGCCAACTGTGTTAGTGGATGTAGAGCAAGACAACATTTTAGTGCATGAAGAAACCTTTGGACCAGTACTTCCTATCATTAAAATTCACAGTATTGAAGATGCTATTACTTATACTAACGATAGTGAGTATGGATTATCAGCTTACTTGTACACCAAAAACCTTGATTATATTCATCAATCTATTGCAGAAATGGAAGTAGGCGAAGTGTATGTAAACCGTGGTTTGGGTGAGCAGCACCAGGGGTTTCACAATGGCTGGAAAATGAGTGGTGTCGGCGGTGAAGATGGTAAATATGGACTTGAGCAATATGTAGAGAAAAAGACGGTATATTTTAACGAAGCCTAA
- a CDS encoding 6-bladed beta-propeller, which produces MNTAIPASRDNARFDPHGLIIGQGEFTYRVNTQWNKMTASQLPIENCHDLAFDSQGRIIMVSDHPQNNIIIYNKDGKLIDAWGGQFPGAHAIKINHENGEDFLYVVDCGWVINRQWTPTNGLERVIPQTGFIAKLTLTGQVVYTISHPQTIGVYQPNQAFRPTDIAIADNGDLYITDGYGSDYVLQYDSNGQFIRYWGGHDNLDTRLNLQNTHGIAIDKRLVSSSHTDASPTLLISSRAEHALKQYSLSGDYLNTISVPGAYIGGPVFKGEHFFAPVCWSHINGTNADNSGFISVFDKHNQVVANLGGAQPEYVNGELQPMHTSWDVFRHCHGLCIDDDDNIYVGQWNANQSFPIQLVRV; this is translated from the coding sequence ATGAATACAGCTATTCCAGCTTCCCGTGATAATGCAAGGTTTGACCCTCATGGGTTAATCATTGGTCAAGGGGAGTTCACTTATCGAGTTAATACTCAATGGAATAAAATGACCGCTTCACAGCTACCTATTGAGAACTGCCATGACTTAGCGTTTGACTCACAAGGCAGAATTATTATGGTCAGCGATCATCCGCAAAATAATATTATTATTTACAATAAAGACGGCAAATTAATTGATGCTTGGGGCGGACAATTTCCGGGAGCTCATGCAATAAAGATAAACCATGAAAATGGTGAAGACTTTTTATATGTAGTTGATTGTGGCTGGGTCATTAACCGTCAATGGACGCCAACCAATGGTTTAGAAAGAGTGATCCCTCAGACTGGTTTTATTGCCAAACTGACGTTAACAGGCCAAGTCGTTTATACGATTAGCCATCCTCAAACCATTGGCGTTTATCAGCCTAACCAAGCCTTTCGTCCCACTGATATCGCGATCGCTGATAATGGCGATTTATATATTACTGACGGCTATGGCTCTGATTATGTACTGCAATATGACAGCAATGGTCAGTTTATTCGGTATTGGGGCGGACATGATAATCTTGATACACGTTTAAATTTACAAAACACCCATGGCATTGCCATTGATAAGCGACTCGTATCAAGCTCTCATACTGATGCTTCCCCGACACTGCTGATAAGTTCTAGGGCTGAACATGCATTAAAACAATATTCTCTATCTGGAGATTACCTTAATACTATCAGTGTTCCAGGTGCCTATATAGGCGGACCCGTTTTTAAGGGAGAGCATTTTTTCGCGCCTGTATGTTGGTCACATATTAATGGTACAAATGCAGATAACTCTGGTTTCATCAGTGTATTTGATAAACACAATCAAGTCGTCGCTAATCTTGGGGGGGCTCAGCCTGAGTATGTAAACGGTGAACTTCAACCTATGCATACCAGTTGGGATGTGTTTCGTCATTGTCATGGCTTATGTATCGACGATGATGACAATATTTATGTTGGACAATGGAATGCAAATCAAAGTTTTCCAATACAATTAGTCAGAGTGTAA
- a CDS encoding zinc-dependent alcohol dehydrogenase — protein MQAAQYIGNKSFRVVESQAISPGDDEVRLNVGYVGICGTDMHIYHGVMDTRVNPPHTIGHEISGTIAEIGKNVAGYEIGERVVVRPLDWCGECPACDAGHSHVCQNLKFMGIDTPGAFQNSWTVKSRTLHKLPANVSLQQGALIEPLSVACHDVARSRLTAGEKAVVIGGGPIGQLVALVAKSVGAEVIISEPNESRRDFSNKFAIPTVNPIEQDLKDFVDTWTQGKGADVVFEVSGVQPAVDAMVDIASVRGRICMVAIHAQKPQVDLFQFFWKELELLGARVYEHADFDMAIDLVASGSIDLAPFITSVSKLSHISNAFENMDNNPTGMKALVSCAVE, from the coding sequence ATGCAAGCTGCTCAATATATAGGTAATAAATCGTTTAGAGTTGTTGAATCACAAGCAATTAGTCCTGGTGATGATGAGGTACGTTTAAACGTAGGCTATGTTGGTATTTGTGGCACAGATATGCACATATACCATGGTGTAATGGACACTCGAGTGAATCCGCCGCACACGATAGGCCATGAAATTTCAGGCACCATTGCTGAAATTGGCAAAAATGTAGCGGGTTATGAGATTGGCGAGCGCGTTGTAGTGAGACCATTAGACTGGTGCGGAGAATGTCCAGCCTGTGATGCAGGGCATTCGCATGTTTGTCAAAACCTTAAATTTATGGGGATTGATACACCAGGCGCCTTTCAAAACTCGTGGACTGTAAAGTCTCGCACTTTACATAAACTGCCCGCAAACGTTAGCTTACAACAAGGTGCTTTGATAGAGCCTTTGTCTGTAGCTTGCCATGATGTCGCACGTTCACGTTTAACTGCGGGTGAAAAAGCCGTTGTTATTGGTGGCGGGCCAATTGGCCAGCTAGTTGCTTTAGTTGCAAAATCAGTTGGGGCTGAAGTGATTATTTCTGAGCCAAATGAAAGCCGTCGTGATTTTTCAAATAAGTTTGCTATTCCAACGGTGAACCCTATTGAGCAAGATCTTAAGGATTTTGTAGATACATGGACGCAAGGTAAAGGGGCTGATGTGGTGTTTGAAGTTTCTGGGGTACAACCTGCAGTTGATGCAATGGTCGATATCGCCTCAGTTCGTGGCCGTATATGTATGGTCGCAATACATGCACAAAAACCACAAGTTGATTTGTTTCAATTTTTCTGGAAAGAACTCGAGTTACTCGGTGCGAGAGTTTACGAACACGCAGATTTCGATATGGCAATTGATTTAGTTGCTTCAGGTAGCATAGATCTCGCGCCATTTATTACCTCTGTGAGCAAGTTAAGTCATATCAGTAATGCATTCGAGAATATGGATAACAACCCAACAGGAATGAAAGCACTTGTGTCATGTGCAGTAGAGTAA